The Buteo buteo chromosome 30, bButBut1.hap1.1, whole genome shotgun sequence DNA window GACCCTccggggcggggcagggcagggcgtGCAGACATGGCCGCCTCTCCTCCAGGCGCAGGAGCTGCCCCTCCAggcgggggcagcggggccgggccgaCCCCCAAAAGGTGACGTTGACGGGGGCGGCCGAGCCCACCGGGGTCACCGTCAgcctgggggggagggggggccgTTAGACCCTGGGGAGTTGGGGGCGGGGGCagggcggggcggccccgccccgaAGATCCGCCCTGGGCTTCCCCTAAGCCTAGAGAGTCTCTCGTGGCCCCAGAGAGCCCCCGTTGACCCTATAGAGCACCCATCGACCCCTACAGAGCGCCCGTTGACCCTATAGACCCTCCATTGACCCTATTGACCCTCCATTGACCCTATAGAACACCCATTGACCCTACAGAGCACCCATTGACCCTATAGACCCTCCATTGACCCTATGGAACACCCATTGACCCTACAGAGCCCCCAATGACCCTACAGAGCCCCATTGACCCTATAGACCTCTTATGGACTCTACAGAGCCCCCATTGACCCTATAGACCTCTTATGGACTCTACAGAGCCCCCATTGACCCTATAGACACTCCATTGACCCTATTGACCCTCCATTGACCCTATGGAACACCCATTGACCCTACAGAGCCCCCATTGACCCCATAGACCCTCCATTGACCCTATGGAATGCCCATGGACCCTACAGAGCCCCCAATGACCCTATAGACCTCCTATGGACCCTACAGAGCACCCGTTGACCCTATAGACCCTCCATTGACCCTAGAGACCCTCCATTGACCCTATGGAATGCCCATTGACCCTACAGAGCCCCCAATGACCCCATAGACCTCCATTGACCCTATGGAATGCCCATTGACCCTACAGAGCCCCAATGACCCTATAGACCTCCTATGGACCCTACAGAGCCCCCATTGACCCTATAGAATGCCCATTGACCCTACAGAGCCCCTCTTGACCCTATACACCTCCTATGGAGCCTACAGACCCCCTATTGACCCTATAGAGCCCTCATTGACCCTATAGAGCCTCTATGGACCCTATAGAACACTTGTTGACCCTACAGAGCGCCCGTTGACCCTATAGACCCTCCATTGACCCTATGGAATGCCCATTGACCCTACAGAGCCCCCATTGACCCTACGGACCCTCCATTGACCCTATAGAGCTCCCATTGACCCTACagatcccccagccccatagcccccccctTTGACCCTATAACCCCCCCCATAGCCCCCATACGCACGGGTAGGCGGGGTAGATGGGCTGGCACTCCCGGGCGCGGCTACGGGTGGGGCTGGGCCCACACGGGGGGGTGCAGAGTCCCCAGGGGCTCCAGTCTGACCAGTTCCCTggcactggggggggacacagggcagGGTCACCCTATAGGGTTGGGGGGTATGGGGTACCTAtggaggggggagggggttCCCtagggggggcagcagggggtccctgtggggtggCCGTGGGTCACTGTGGGCTCTCCACGGACCCCTatggggtgcctggggggcccTATGGGGCAACTATGGGGTACTATAGGGTAGTCTCAGGAAGCTATAGGGTACTATAGGGCTGCTATAGAATGCTATGGGCTTCCAAAAGGGAGCTATAGGGCACCTATAGGGTTCCATAGGGCACCTGTAAGTGCTATAGGGCCCCCGTAGGGTTTCATAGGGTTGTTACAGGGCAGGTATAGGGTGCTATGGGGTACTATAGGGCAGCTATAGGGTGCTGTGGGGTACTACAGGGCAGCTATAGGGTGCTATGGGGTACTATAGGGCAGCTATAGGGTGCTATGGGGCTCCATAGGGCAGGTATGGGTTCCAAAGGCCACATATAGGGCCGCTATAGGGCAGCTATAGGGTGCTATGGGGTACTATAGGGCAGCTATAGGGTGCTATGGGGCTCCATAGGGCAGGTATAGGGTTCCAAAGGCCACATATAGGGCAGCTATAGGTTCCGGGGGGGGGAGTCACTCACGGAGGCAGTGGTGGACGTTGTAGCAGGCGCGAATCTGGATGGTGGCGACCCCCCCCTCCGCGCGGCAGGGGGGGCCCCCCGGCTTGCGCCCCACACATTCCCGCGTCCGCCGCTGCTGCCCCACGGCGGGCTCGCAGCTCTGCGCGCCCCACAGCGGCCGCTCGCAGGGGGTCCACTCGCCCCACGGGCCCCAGTGGGGCACAGCTGGGGGgcacacggggggggggggtcgggtggggctgtggggcaccCCATAGCACCCTCCTGACCCACACTTGGGGGGcacggtggggggggggaatagagGGGGTGTGCTATGGGGTGGGTGCCCCAGAGCGGAGGGGACGGGGGGCCCCGCGGCGCCCCCGACCCACGCTTGGGGGGCACCGGGGAGGGGGGTTATGGGGTGGGTGCCCcatagcgggggggggggcaggggctgccccatgGCAAAGGGCGGGGTCACACGGTGCCCTATAGCTGCCCCATAGCAGCGGTCGGAGCGCCCCACCCTGGGGCTTAAGGgaagccccgcccctccccaGGCCCTGCCCCCCATAGACCccgccctcccagccccaccccCTGGCCTGGCTCCCAGCCCTCTACCTCCCCAAGCCACGCCCCCTCCCTCCAAGCCCCGCCCCCTCTCCAAGGCCCcgccctctctcccagctgcagttccgcccgccccccccgtgGTGCACAGGCACCTTCCCGGTTGGCAGAAGCCACGCCCCTTTCCCAGGCCACGCCCCCTCACCTGGGCAGGGCCCGTGGGGGCCGCAGACCCCCTGCTTCACGCTGTTGCCATGACAACCCCGCCCCCCGTGCTGGGGGGGCGGAGCATTGCAAGCCCGACGCCACGTGACCGCGCCCAGCCCGCACGTCACGGGGCAGGGGGCGGTGGCTGACCACGCCCCCCAGGCACCGTCCACTATAGGAGAGGGGGCGGGGCTTAGGGCTCTGCTGCCACGCCCCCGGTCTGTGGCCACGCCCTCCGGTCTGTGGCCAcgccccagcccctcccacCAAGGGCCAGGTCCCGCCCACTCACCGGGGCAGGGCGGCAGGGCGGGGCAGGGTTGGGCGTCGACGGCGTTGCCGGGGcaggcggggccgggcgggtcCGTCGAAGGGGGTGGCGAATCACAGCGACGGCTTCGGCTCCGCCTCGGCTTGGGCCCCGCCCCCTCGCAGGTccccccacagctgccccacgGGCCCCACGcgccccacccaccccccactgcgggggagggggaggggcgTGAggccccacccccgcccccccaccaGCCTTCAGACCCCTTTTgcccctcccccttccccctcgcCCTCCCCTCATCCTGcccctcccccactcccctcttgcccagcccctcccccaccccacccctccccttacccctttctcccctcccccgccccacccttgccccccactcccccctcccccgttcacctctccccccctttcccctcccctttcgcccctccccccgctccccctccttcccctcccccaccctgcccctcccccgcccctcccccccctcctcaccAGGACACGTGGGGGGCCCGCCCTGACACACCCGCGTCTCCTGGGCCCCgcctgggctgcagccccccccgcaGCGAGGGGCGGGGTCAGCGCACGCCCGGCTCCGCCCTTGCGTCCCCGCCCCGCACGTCGCCGAACACTTGCCCCACGGCGACCACGGGCTCCAGCCCCCCGCCTCTGGGGGCAAAGGGCAGGGGTCACGCCCGCGGCCACGCCCATAGGCCCAAATCCCCCCGACGTCCCCGAATCCCCCCCCCGATGTCCCCCCCCAATGTCCCCGCCCCCAACGTCATCCCCCCCAAACGTCCCCAACGTCCCCacccccctctctcccctccccccacccccccgatGTCCCCGACGTCCCCGCCCTCCCCCATCCCCCGACGTCCCCCCGGATGTCCCCAAACGACCCCAACGTCCCCTCCCCCGACTGTCCCCGGTCACCCCCCGGTGTCCCCACCCCCCCGAcgtcccccgccccccccgatGTCCCACCAGGACAGCAGGGGAGGTGACACGCCCGCAGCTGCCACGCCCTCCTGTCGTCCCCCGGGGCGTCGCGGCTCCGCCCCCGGCGCTGGGTCCCCTCCCCGCAGGTCACCGAGCACCCGCTCCAGGGGCCCCAGGGACCCCACGCGCCCTGTCTGGGGACAGGGGGCACCCGATGGCACCCGGGGGCACCTGGTGGCACCTGGTGGTGGCACCCAACGGCACCCGGCGGCACCCGGTGGCACCCAATGGCTCATGGTGGCACCCGGTGTCACCCAATGGCACCCGGTGGCACCCAATGGCACCTGGTGGCCCTCAATGGCACCCAATGGCACCTGGTGGCACCCAACGGCACCCAGCAATCACCCAATGGCACCTGGTGGCACCCAACGGCACCCAAGGGCTCGTGGTGGCACCCAACGACACCCAGCGTCACCCATTGGCATGTGGTGGCACCTGGTGGCACCCAGTGTCACCCAACGGCACCTGGTGGCCCTCAATGTCACCCATTGGCACCTGATGGCACCCAACGGCACCCAGCGTCACCCGTTGGCACCTGGTGGCCCTCAATGGCACCCAATGGCTCATGGTGGCACCCAACGGCACCCAGTGTCACCCATTGGCACCTGGTGGCACTCAATGGCACCCATTGGCACCTGGTGGCACCTGGTGTCACCCAATGGCACCTGCTGGCACCCAACGGCACCTGGTGCCACCCAACGGCACCCAGCGTCACCCGTTGGCACCTGGTGGCACCTGGTGGCCCTCAATGTCACCCAATGGCACCCGGTGGCACCCAATGGCACATGGTGGCACCCATTGTCACCCAATGGCACCTGGTGGCACCCAACAGCACCCAGCGTCACCCAGTGGCACGTGATGGCACCCGATGGCACCTGGTGGCACCTGGTGGCCCTCAATGGCAACCCAATGGCTCATGGTGGCACCCAGCATCACCCAGCGTCACCCAGTGTCACCCATTGGCATGTGGTGGCACCTGATGTCACCTGGTGGCACCTGGTGGCCCTCAATGTCACCAAATGGCACCCGGTGGCACCCAATGGCACATGGTGGCACCCATTGTCACCCATTGGCACCTGGTGGTACCTGGTGGCCCTCAATGGCACCCAATGGCACCTGGTGGCACCCAACGGCACCCAGCGTCACCCAGTGGCATGTGATGGCACCCGATGGCACCTGGTGGCACCTGGTGGCCCTCAATGGCACCCAATGGCTCATGGTGGCACCCAGCGTCACCCAGCATCACCCAATGGCATGTGGTGGCACTTGATGTCACCTGGTGGCACTTGGTGGCCCTCAACGTCACCCAGCGTCACCCAACGTCACCCAACGTCACCCAATGATGGCCCATGGCCCCAGTGTCACCTGGGCGGGGCCTCGTGGGTGGGTGAGTCTTCTGGTGGGCGGGGCCagagggaagaggcaggagtGGGTGGGGCTGGAGTGGGCGGGGCGTCGGCAAAGGTGGGGATTCTCGGTGTGGGCGGGGTTtgaggggagcagggggtggatgGGGGTGGGTGGGTCCTCAAAGGTGGGCGGAGCTTGAGGGCGGCGCAGGGACTTGGATTGGGTGGGGTCACATGGGTGGGCGGGGCTTCGTGACATGGGCAGGGCTTGGGGATGGGAGCAGGCGTGGCCTTCTGGGAGGGGCGTGGCTTTCTGCGGTGGGCAGAGCTACCTGGCTGGGTGGGGCTTTTGCCGAaggggtggggctgggggtggggctggggggtgggcggggcttGGGGGTGGGACCGGGTTGTGATGGGCCGGGCTTAGGCAGCGGGTGGGTCTGGGGTGGGCGGGGCTTGCGGTGGGCGGGGCTAACCGGCAGGTGTGGCAGTGGCCATGGGGGCGGTGCTTGTAGCCGTAGGCGGGGTTGAGGCAGCAGTCGGCCAATGGGACGGGTTCGTCGCCCAGTGGGTTGGCACAGGCCCcgcctcccccttcctcctccaacTGGGCGAAGCACCACACGGGCGTGGCGGCTGGAGGGGCGGGGCCACGGGGGTCACGTGGGGAGGGGTTATGTTGGGACACCCGCCCgagtgcctcccagtgcctcccagtgtCCTCCCAGTGCTCCAGTTTCCCCTggccccctgcacccccccacccccccccagtccctcccagtccctcccagttccccccagtgcccccagtttccccagtccccctgcaccctcccagccccccagtGTTCCCGGTctctcccagtgccctcccccagtgctcccagtttccCCCCAGTCCTCCCAGTATCCTCCCAGTACTCCGGGTTTCCCCAGTCCCCCTGCACCCTCCAGCCccacccagtgctcccagtccccccagtgccccccccagtcctcccagtgctcccagtttctCCtgtccccctcttcccccccagtgctcccagtgcctcccagtcccccccaatGTTCCCAGtttccccccagtgctcccagtgctcccagtatccccccagTCCTCCCAGTTTCCCCTGGCCCCGTTCCCCCCAGTGCTCCAGTTTCCCCCAGTGCTCCAgcttcccagtgctcccagtttcctcccagtacccccagtaTCCCCCCCCTAGTCCTCCCAGTTTCCCCTGTCCCCCTGttcccccccagtgctcccagtgccttccagtcccccccagtgctcccagtttccccccagtcctcccagtttccctgtccccattcccccccagtgctcccagtatcctcccagtcctcccagtTTCCCCTGTCCCCGTTGCCCCCCAATGTTCCCAGtttccccccagtgctcccagcactCCCAGTatcctcccagtgctcccagtttccCCTGTCCCCgttccccccagtgctcccagtgcctcccagtccccccagtgctcccagtatcctcccagtgctcccagtttccccccagttctcccagtttcccctgtccccagtcccccccagtgctcccagtttcctcccagtgctcccagtatcctcccagtgctcccagtttccccccagttctcccagtttcccctgtccccagtcccccccagtgctcccagtttcctcccagtgctcccagtatcctcccagtgctcccagtttccccccagttctcccagtttccccccagttctcccagtttcccctgtccccagtccccccagtgctcccagtttcctcccagtgctcccagtatcc harbors:
- the CFP gene encoding properdin, which codes for MAPIGLLLSLLCAALLVVVPAAATPVWCFAQLEEEGGGGACANPLGDEPVPLADCCLNPAYGYKHRPHGHCHTCRQGAWGPWGPWSGCSVTCGEGTQRRGRSRDAPGDDRRAWQLRACHLPCCPEAGGWSPWSPWGKCSATCGAGTQGRSRACADPAPRCGGGCSPGGAQETRVCQGGPPTCPVGGGWGAWGPWGSCGGTCEGAGPKPRRSRSRRCDSPPPSTDPPGPACPGNAVDAQPCPALPPCPVDGAWGAWSATAPCPVTCGLGAVTWRRACNAPPPQHGGRGCHGNSVKQGVCGPHGPCPAVPHWGPWGEWTPCERPLWGAQSCEPAVGQQRRTRECVGRKPGGPPCRAEGGVATIQIRACYNVHHCLLPGNWSDWSPWGLCTPPCGPSPTRSRARECQPIYPAYPLTVTPVGSAAPVNVTFWGSARPRCPRLEGQLLRLEERRPCLHALPCPAPEED